The genome window GAGGCCCGCCGCCCGGCGCCGATGTGTGCCGCCCGAAAACACCGTTCGCAAGGCCTTCAGCTTTGATACGACGGTGGTGCGCCGATGAAGACGTGCCCCGAATGCAAGCTCGCGTTCCCGCGAGGACGCAGCACCTGCGCCCGGTGCGGAGCGTCGCTCGAGGAGGCGAAGGACCCGCGCATCGGCACCACGCTCGCCGGCCGCTACATCCTCGAAGAGGTCATCGGGCAGGGCGGCATGGCGACCGTCTATCGGGCTCGGCACGCCCTTGTGGACCGAACGTCGGCCATCAAGGTCGTCAGTCCCTTGCTCGCGCGTGACGTGACGGTGCGCGAGCGCTTTCGTCGTGAAGCGAAGAGCGTTCAGAAGATCGCGCACCCGAACGTCGTCGACGTGCAAGACCAAGGCGTCACGGAAGACGGCACCTCGTACATCGTCATGGAGTTCCTCGACGGGAGCGCCCTGGCGAGCATCATTGGGACCGAACCCCTCCGCTGCCGCGCGCCGTGGGCCTCATGATTCAGCTGGCCTGCGGCATCGCGCGCGCTCACGACCTCGACGTCGTGCACCGCGACTTGAAGCCCGAGAACGTCGTCA of Myxococcales bacterium contains these proteins:
- a CDS encoding protein kinase; amino-acid sequence: MKTCPECKLAFPRGRSTCARCGASLEEAKDPRIGTTLAGRYILEEVIGQGGMATVYRARHALVDRTSAIKVVSPLLARDVTVRERFRREAKSVQKIAHPNVVDVQDQGVTEDGTSYIVMEFLDGSALASIIGTEPLRCRAPWAS